The Candidatus Zixiibacteriota bacterium genomic interval GACTTCATTGAGTGGCCGTCGTCCAATAACGACAAGGACGGTGACGGGTACACCGACGCGGTCGATAACTGTCCTGATGATTTCAATCCCGAACAGGCTGATGACGACACCGACGGTCACGGCAATCTCTGCGATAACTGCCTGTCGGTGTTCAACCCGGATCAGAAGGACGACAACGAGAACGGCATCGGCGACGCCTGCGAATGCTGTCAGGGAAGCACGGGCAACGCCAACAATGACGCGTCCGACGCGGTCGACCTGTCCGATTTGATCTATCTCGTCAACTACCTGTTCCTTGGTGGTCCGGCGCCGGTGTGTGTCGAAGAGGCCAATACAAACGGCGATGTCGGCGGCAGTGTCGATCTGTCGGATTTGATCCACCTTGTGAACTTCCTGTTCCTCGGCGGCCAGAGCCCGGCTCTCTGCTTGTAGCGATTTCGCGCATAGCGATAAGGGCCCCCGGCCGAGTGGCCGGGGGTTTTTTTAATCGTCGCGTTTCGCCTTTGACATTGAACTGACGGAGCGGTTATTTCGAGCATGGTCTATTTCTGGGTGACCCTCGCGTATCTGGTTTTGCTCATCGTGGTTGGTGCGTGGCGGTCGACGATTGTCCGCACACAGGATGATTTCATGGTGGCCGGACGTCGCCTGAGCGCGCGCGTACTGGTGGGGACGCTTCTTGCCACGTGGATCGGTTCCGGCTCGATTATCGCGGGCGCGGGGCTCGCGTATGAAAAGGGACTGGCCGCGCTCTGGTTCGATCTCGGGGTGTGGATCGCCATCGTGGTGCTGTACCTGATCGCCGGTCGCGTGCGTCGATTCGCACAGTACACGGTTCCGGATATCCTCGAAACACGCTACAACCGCTTCGCGCGACTGATAGCGACGGTGGTCACCATTATCGCCTACACGGCAATCGTCTCGTACCAGTTTCGGGCGGGGGGGATGGTGTTGAATCTGGTCGCCGGCATCCCGGTTGACACGGGCATATTGATCACGGCCGCGTTTGTAATCGGATATACGGTCCTCGCAGGGATGATTTCGGTAGCGTACACCGATGTCGTGAACGGTATTGTCATGCTGCTCGGGCTGACCGTAGCGTTGCCCTTCATGCTGGATACGGTCGGCGGATGGGACAGCCTGCGTGCAGCGCTGCCGGCATCGCACTTCGCGCCGCTCGGAAACATGACGATATTGGAGGCGTTGGGTTACACGCTGCCCACCATGCTGCTGCTGCTCGGCGAATCGGGCATGTACCAACGATTTTTTTCGGCGCAGGATGAACGAGCGGCACGCCGCTCCGTGGTTGGCTGGATTCTTGGAACCATATTCCTCGAGACTCTGATTGTCGTGCTGGGTGTCGTGGGTCACGGACTGTATGGGGACATCGATCCCGAGATGGTAATCCTTCACTCCGTCAAAAATGCGCTGCCGGTGGCGATCGGGTGCCTTGCTTTGGCCGCGATCGTGGCGGCTATCATATCGACAGCCGACTCGTTTCTGCTCGTGCCGGCCACCAATTTCGTACGGGATATCTACCAGAGATTTGTCAACCCTGGTATCTCGCAGACGAATATCGTTCGGCTCGCGCGCGTCGCGGTTGTAATGCTGGGAGTCGTCGCTTTCCTGCAACTCCGATTTTTCGAGACGGTACTCGAGATGGCCCTGTATGCGTACACCATGTACGGTGTGGCGATAACGCCGGCGCTGCTCGCGTCATTCTTCTGGAAACGCGCCACTGCGGCGGGTGGCGTGAGTTCCATGCTCGGCGGCATGACGGTCACGCTCATCTGGGAGTCGGCCGGTCAGCCTTTTGGCCTACCGACCGTATACCCTGCGTTATTAGTATCTCTCTCGCTGCTGATTTTTATCAGCCTGCTTGGAGCCCCTCCGCCACGCGCGCACTGGCAACCGTTTTTCGACTGATACGCGCCCGCGCGTCTTTCCTCCTGATAGCTCAGAGTCAACAAAACTGAACCATAGCATGGTCACGGCGTTATAAAATATAACCCGGTTAAGAAATGCATATATCGTCCGAACCCATGAATATGCCCTTTGCGCTCAAAGACTGTACGCTGATCACGAGGATGGCGGGCATACCGACGGCGATGAACCTGCGGGAGTTGCAGGAACGGATCCGGGTTTCTCCGGAAGAGTGCCTGTTTCATCACTTCTGCGAGACTGTCATACGCCCGACATTTGATGATCCCGAATTCCATAACGACGTCGCGGTCTGGGCGCGACGACAGCTTCGCGACCGCGTACTGGCCGAGCGTCTTGGTATTATCAACCCCTACAAGCTCAACAGCCTCCAGGAGATTCGCGAGGTCGTTCTCGACGTGATAGAAGAACGCCTATCCGAGGTACACCACATTCCGTGGGCGCCGCCGGGACAGGATTTCCAGTTCATGCAGGCGGTGACGGTGGTGTTTGACACGGGCATCCAACTTCAGACGCCGGAAGATCTGTGCGCCCAGCTCCCGCACATGTCACACAGCTCCATTTACTACCATTTCGTGGAGGCCCGCCGTCGTGGCGTCGAGAAGCTCGACGATTTCACACTCTGGCTCAACGGATTTTCGGATGGCGTGTCGCCGATCGTCGATGCCCTCTCAAATGTCGAGTTCTATTTCGTGGCGCTATGGGAACTCCAGAAGCGCTTGATTCGCGCCGTGGAAGCCGCGCTCCCGGAGTGCGCCCATGAATAGGACGCTGCACGACTATGAGGCGGTGGTCGGTCCGGACGCCATTTCGCAGCTGCGGCAGGCAGCGCGCGACCTGCGCGGGGCGACCGTCGTGCACGTCAACTCGACACGGGAAGGTGGCGGCGTCGCCGAGATCCTCTCCTGGCTGATTCCGCTCATGGTCGACCTGGGGCTCGATGCCCGGTGGGAGGTGATCGAAGGACACGGGGAGTTCTTCCAGGTTACGAAGGCGTTTCATAACGGCTTGCAGGGAAACGAAGTCCTGCTGACACGACGTCAGACGGACGTGTATGAAGAGACGGTCGCCGCGAATGCCGACCGCCTCCGCGCACACCTTCGCGACGCCGATTTCGTTTTCATTCACGATCCACAGCCAGCGCGGCTGCTGGCCCTGTGTCCCGAACGCACCGGGAAATGGATCTGGCGGTGCCATATCGATGTGAGTCATCCCAATCGCAAGGTGTGGAATTACATTCGCTCGCTGGTACGCGGCTACGACGCGTCGATTTTTTCGATGCCGCAATTCGCACAACGGCTGGAGCACCCGAAGTTCATAATCGCGCCGAGCATTGACCCCCTGTCGGATAAAAACGTCGACCTTTCGGCGCGCGAGATCAAAGCGGCGCTCGATCGACACCAGATCGACCCGGAACGACCGATTCTGACGCAGGTATCGCGATTCGACCGGTTCAAAGACCCGATCGGCGTCATTCGCGCCTTTACGCTCTTGAACGGCACAATCGACGCTCAACTGGTGCTGGCCGGCGGTGGAGCCACCGATGACCCGGAGGGCGCCGCCGTGCTGGAGGAGGTTCGTGCGGCTGCGGATGGCAACCGTCTGATTCACATTCTCGAGTTACCCCCCGACGCCCACAGGACCATCAATGCGTTGCAGCGCGCATCGTCAATCGTCATTCAGAAATCCCTCCAGGAAGGGTTCGGGCTCACGGTTACGGAGGCGATGTGGAAGAGCAAGCCGGTGATCGGCGGGAACGTCGGCGGCATTCGCCTGCAGGTTCACAACCACCATACCGGGTTTTTGGTGGATACGCCGGAGGGCACCGCGCTGCGAATCCGCGAACTGATGAGCCGACCCGACCGAATGGAGTTGATCGGCCGCACGGCGCACAAGTTCGTTCGCGAGAACTTCCTGCTCAACCGGCATCTGCGCGAATATCTCACGTTGATGCTGGGACTGCGTCGAGGACTTGCCAATCACCTCATGACCGGTTAAAATGGGGGTATGCGGGTACTCTCGGCTGACTACGACAGGGACGCATACTTCGCAACGCTTGCCGACAGCGTGCGCAGCGTGCTGATGCTCGATTACGACGGTACGCTGGCTCCTTTCAAGCTCGAGCGCACCGCTGCGAGGCCTTATTCCGGCGTTCGGGAACGGCTCGCACGCCTTGTGGCGTCGAAGTCAACGCGGCTCGTGATCGTATCCGGGCGGTGGACGAAGGACCTGGTGCCCCTGCTGGGGCTCGAGCGGCTTCCGGAAATCTGGGGAAGCCACGGAGCCGAGCGCATCAGCGCCGACGGCCGTTATTCCATCACACCGCTTCCCGAAGAAGTTGTCGCGGGTCTTGTGGCCGCCGAGGAATGGCTGCGTGCCGAGGGGCTCGAACGATACTGCGAGCGCAAACCCAACAGTGTTGCGTTTCACTGGCGGGGGTTGTCGCAGATCCGTCGCGAAGACGTCAGGATGCGCGTGTTGACGCGCTTTACGCGTATTGCACGGACACGCGCGCTTGAATTGCTCGAGTTCGACGGCGGGCTGGAGATAAAATACGCCGAGATCTCGAAAGCGCGGGCGGTGCGGAGCATTCTCGAAGAAGTCCCTTCGGCGACGCCGATCGCCTATCTCGGAGATGACATGACTGATGAGCACGCGTTTCGTGCGCTTGCGGGCCATGGACTTCGTGTGCTGGTGCGGCCCACGTATCGCGACACGGCCGCTGATTTGTGGATTCGACCGCCCTCCGAGTTGCTGCAGTTTCTCGACGATTGGCTCTCAGCCACTGACAGGTAGACCGCCGGTATTCGTTTCAGGCGGCTTTTTGGTTGCCCCCCAGTCTGACGCGATGTACCTTGCAATAGACATCTAAACGCCGCACCTTCGCCGCACTGCAATCACCACGAGTCGGGAGTGATCATGGATCTATCACAGCGACAGCTCGTCATTGTGTCCAACCGCCTGCCGGTTGCCATATACCGGGATGAGGCCGGGGAGTGGCACGTCAAATCCAGCCCCGGAGGACTCGTCACCGCTTTAGACCCGATCATGCGGCAATCGCGGGGCGTCTGGATCGGCTGGCCGGGCTGCAGCAGCGAGGCGCCCGCGGAACAGCTGCTTTTGTCGCATTCCGAGCAGCAACAATACCGGCTCATTCCCGTTCCGGTAACGGAGAAGGAGATTGCGAAGTACTACCGAGGATTTTCCAACCGCACTATCTGGCCGCTGTTTCACGATCTGCTGGGCTATTTCTCCTTCGATCACGATAACCTGCGCGTCTATCACGACGTGAACCGGCGTTTCGCCGAAATCACCGCGGCATCGGCCGAGCAGGGCGCGTTCTTATGGATTCATGACTACCAGTTGCTGTATGTCGGAAAGTATCTTCGACAGCTCGGCGTGACCCATCCCCTGAATTTCTTTCTGCATATTCCGTTTCCGTCAGTCGACCTGTTTCGCCGCCTGCCGACAAACCGCGATTTGCTTCAGGCCATGCTGCAATACGACCATATCGGTTTCCAGACGCCGGCCGACCGCCGCAACTTCATTACGTGCGTCAAGTGGCTCATACCCGAGGCCAAGCGGATCGTGCACAAGCGGCAGTCGG includes:
- a CDS encoding sodium:solute symporter family protein, translated to MVYFWVTLAYLVLLIVVGAWRSTIVRTQDDFMVAGRRLSARVLVGTLLATWIGSGSIIAGAGLAYEKGLAALWFDLGVWIAIVVLYLIAGRVRRFAQYTVPDILETRYNRFARLIATVVTIIAYTAIVSYQFRAGGMVLNLVAGIPVDTGILITAAFVIGYTVLAGMISVAYTDVVNGIVMLLGLTVALPFMLDTVGGWDSLRAALPASHFAPLGNMTILEALGYTLPTMLLLLGESGMYQRFFSAQDERAARRSVVGWILGTIFLETLIVVLGVVGHGLYGDIDPEMVILHSVKNALPVAIGCLALAAIVAAIISTADSFLLVPATNFVRDIYQRFVNPGISQTNIVRLARVAVVMLGVVAFLQLRFFETVLEMALYAYTMYGVAITPALLASFFWKRATAAGGVSSMLGGMTVTLIWESAGQPFGLPTVYPALLVSLSLLIFISLLGAPPPRAHWQPFFD
- a CDS encoding DUF5752 family protein; the protein is MHISSEPMNMPFALKDCTLITRMAGIPTAMNLRELQERIRVSPEECLFHHFCETVIRPTFDDPEFHNDVAVWARRQLRDRVLAERLGIINPYKLNSLQEIREVVLDVIEERLSEVHHIPWAPPGQDFQFMQAVTVVFDTGIQLQTPEDLCAQLPHMSHSSIYYHFVEARRRGVEKLDDFTLWLNGFSDGVSPIVDALSNVEFYFVALWELQKRLIRAVEAALPECAHE
- a CDS encoding glycosyltransferase, coding for MNRTLHDYEAVVGPDAISQLRQAARDLRGATVVHVNSTREGGGVAEILSWLIPLMVDLGLDARWEVIEGHGEFFQVTKAFHNGLQGNEVLLTRRQTDVYEETVAANADRLRAHLRDADFVFIHDPQPARLLALCPERTGKWIWRCHIDVSHPNRKVWNYIRSLVRGYDASIFSMPQFAQRLEHPKFIIAPSIDPLSDKNVDLSAREIKAALDRHQIDPERPILTQVSRFDRFKDPIGVIRAFTLLNGTIDAQLVLAGGGATDDPEGAAVLEEVRAAADGNRLIHILELPPDAHRTINALQRASSIVIQKSLQEGFGLTVTEAMWKSKPVIGGNVGGIRLQVHNHHTGFLVDTPEGTALRIRELMSRPDRMELIGRTAHKFVRENFLLNRHLREYLTLMLGLRRGLANHLMTG
- the otsB gene encoding trehalose-phosphatase; its protein translation is MRVLSADYDRDAYFATLADSVRSVLMLDYDGTLAPFKLERTAARPYSGVRERLARLVASKSTRLVIVSGRWTKDLVPLLGLERLPEIWGSHGAERISADGRYSITPLPEEVVAGLVAAEEWLRAEGLERYCERKPNSVAFHWRGLSQIRREDVRMRVLTRFTRIARTRALELLEFDGGLEIKYAEISKARAVRSILEEVPSATPIAYLGDDMTDEHAFRALAGHGLRVLVRPTYRDTAADLWIRPPSELLQFLDDWLSATDR